A single region of the Tachyglossus aculeatus isolate mTacAcu1 chromosome X1, mTacAcu1.pri, whole genome shotgun sequence genome encodes:
- the EDC4 gene encoding enhancer of mRNA-decapping protein 4, translating into MASSCASIDIEDATQHLRDILKLDRQPGGSDLESQRASSSFNGDLNGLLMPETMSGEGAKPGPRVGPMAILQEKQVICLSGDDSSTCIGISSKEVEIVASSDSSISSKARGSNKVKIQPVAKYDWEQKYYYGNLIAVSNSFLAYAIRGASNGSAMVRVISLTTAERTLLKGFMGSVADLAFAHLNSPYLACLDEAGSLFVWHLSLENGKIQEDIVVNIKRPEGTPLNHFRRIIWCPYILEDSSEESSEEGSQTLALLHEDRAEVWDLEILQGNNSSWPMDITHIKEGFIVVKGHSMCLSEGALSPDGTVLATASHDGYVKFWQIYIEGHDEARCLHEWKPHEGRPLSCLLFCDNHKKQDPEIPFWRFLITGADQNRELKMWCTISWTCLQTIRFSPDLFSAGSVLPSLKVCLDLSAQYLILSDVQRKVLYVMELLQNQDEGRAYFSSISEFLLTHPVLSFGIQVVSRCRLRHTEVLPAEEEGDGLGAEGSQGAGAVESAAGVLIKLFCVHTKALQDVQIRFQPQQSPDVVAPLPPHAVCEDFGFGEPLPELGSEGLDSDKGSGHSSQSDLRRISDLPLPSDFLSLTGEVKPKLMTPDAFMTPSVVSLQQISVSPASSGSSLTAVTGLSSASASDTPIPRPPEDLALSTKLQLDSSLTLSSSSSSLQTSPRSHGVLIPGLADKLTSKGPSQEVDPLVVPQTSPTRTRSPDVISSASTALSQDIPEIASEALSRGFGPTPTPPEGLEPDSMASAASALHLLSPRSRPVPDPTPQHGLVGSPGEGDCRDSASLLEVTLTQEPGGADSQAWPAAPDITRETRSNLANSPRDDIQEKLKSSAFRHAYPLLQHDSQDASAEQSDHDDELASLASAASSFGQVVIPRLPVKDWKTKPSPRTSPKLKRKGKKEDGDTSQDPQLTENQVAEPPEEWLALVRGQQQQDMMELRQNQAELLQRLSDQLDSMQSSLMGHMERVLDSRQEHEQRRLERALAEGQQHSGQLQEHLSQQLSQALSSAVAGRLERTVREEMKKTVPQCVSRSLEPVTGQMSSSVVAKLTAVEGTLKESITKLVKSKNLTDAIARATADALQGPMQATYREAFQSVVLPAFEKICQAMFQQINDSFKLGTQEYLQQLEGHMKSRKSREQEAREPVLAQLRALIVSVQGATDQMAATVTSSVRAEVQHQLHIAVGSMQESILAQVQRIIKGEVSLAMKEQQAVVTSSIMQAMRSAAGTPIPAGHLDGQAQQAHILQLLQQGHLNQAFQQALTAADLNLVLYVCETVDPHQVFGQPPCPLSQPVLLSLIQQLSSDLGTRTELKISYLEEAVMHLDNADPITRDHMGLVLTQVRQKLCQFLQAEPLNSLNKSARRLTIMLQGLASPNLN; encoded by the exons GTTCGGATCTGGAGAGCCAGCGGGCATCCAGCTCCTTCAATGGGGACCTGAATGGACTTCTGATGCCAGAAACCATGTCTGGAGAAGGGGCCAAGCCGGGCCCCCGAGTGGGACCCATGGCCATCCTGCAGGAAAAGCAGGTCAT CTGCCTGTCTGGGGATGACAGCTCCACCTGCATTGGGATCTCGTCGAAGGAGGTGGAGATCGTGGCCAGTAGTGACTCCAGCATCTCCAGCAAAGCCCGAGGGAGCAACAAG GTGAAAATCCAGCCAGTGGCAAAGTACGACTGGGAGCAGAAATATTACTATGGGAACTTGATTGCTGTGTCCAATTCCTTTCTGGCCTATGCTATCAGAG GTGCCAGCAATGGCTCAGCCATGGTGCGAGTGATCAGCCTCACCACAGCAGAACGAACCTTGCTTAAGGGCTTCATGGGCAGCGTGGCGGACCTGGCCTTTGCCCATCTTAACTCACCTTACTTGGCGTGCCTAGATGAGGCAGGCAGCCTGTTTGTGTGGCACCTATCCTTGGAAAATGGCAAGATACA AGAGGATATTGTGGTGAACATCAAGCGGCCTGAGGGCACCCCGCTGAACCACTTCCGCCGGATCATCTGGTGCCCGTACATTCTGGAGGACAGCAGTGAGGAGAGCAGCGAGGAAGGCAGCCAGACACTGGCACTGCTGCACGAGGACAgg GCTGAGGTCTGGGACCTGGAAATCCTTCAAGGCAAcaacagttcctggcccatggACATCACGCACATCAAGGAGGGCTTTATCGTGGTGAAGGGTCACAGCATG TGCCTGAGTGAAGGAGCCCTCTCGCCTGATGGAACGGTTCTCGCCACTGCCAGTCACGACGGTTACGTTAAGTTTTGGCAAATCTACATTGAAGGACACGATGAGGCAAG GTGTCTCCATGAGTGGAAACCCCATGAAGGACGACCCCTCTCCTGCCTCTTGTTCTGCGACAATCACAAGAAGCAAGATCCTGA GATCCCCTTCTGGCGATTCCTCATCACGGGAGCTGACCAGAACCGTGAGCTGAAGATGTGGTGCACCATATCCTGGACCTGTTTGCAGACCATCCG CTTCTCCCCAGACCTGTTCAGCGCTGGGAGCGTGCTCCCCAGCCTCAAGGTCTGCCTGGATCTCTCGGCCCAGTATCTGATCCTCAGCGATGTACAGAGGAAG GTCCTGTATGTGATGGAGCTGCTGCAGAACCAGGACGAGGGCAGGGCCTACTTCAGCTCCATCTCCGAGTTCCTGCTCACCCACCCGGTACTGAGCTTTGGCATCCAGGTGGTGAGCCGCTGCCGGCTCCGGCACACCGAAGTGCTCCCTGCTGAGGAGGAGGGCGATGGCCTAGGCGCAG AGGGCTCCCAGGGGGCTGGGGCAGTGGAATCAGCCGCCGGCGTGCTCATTAAACTCTTCTGTGTCCATACCAA GGCCCTGCAGGACGTGCAGATCCGCTTCCAGCCTCAGCAGAGCCCCGATGTGGTGGCCCCACTGCCCCCCCACGCTGTATGTGAGGACTTCG GATTTGGAGAGCCCCTGCCAGAACTGGGCTCTGAAGGGCTGGACTCCGACAAAGGTTCCGGGCACAGCTCTCAATCTGATCTGCGGCGCATCTCCGACCTGCCCTTGCCCTCCGACTTCCTCAGTCTGACCGGCGAAGTCAAGCCCAAGCTTATGACTCCCGACGCTTTCATGACACCGAGCGTCGTCTCTCTGCAGCAG atCTCCGTGTCCCCTGCCAGCAGCGGCAGCTCTCTGACAGCCGTGACTGGCTTGAGTAGCGCTTCGGCCTCCGACACTCCGATTCCCAG GCCACCTGAGGACTTGGCCCTGAGCACCAAGCTGCAGTTGGACAGCAGCCTGActcttagcagcagcagcagcagtttgcAAACCAGTCCCCGCAGCCACGGCGTCCTTATCCCCGGCCTGGCCGACAAGCTGACCTCCAAGGGACCCAGCCAG GAGGTGGACCCGCTGGTCGTGCCTCAGACCTCCCCGACTCGGACCCGGTCCCCAGATGTCATCTCTTCAGCTTCCACAGCCCTGTCCCAGGACATCCCCGAGATCGCTTCGGAGGCCCTGTCCCGCGGCTTCGGGCCTACTCCGACCCCACCCGAGGGTCTGGAGCCCGACAGCATGGCCTCCGCTGCCTCTGCCCTGCACCTGCTGTCCCCGCGGTCCCGGCCTGTCCCGGACCCCACTCCCCAGCACGGCCTGGTTGGGAGCCCCGGAGAAGGGGACTGCCGGGACAGCGCCTCACTACTGGAGGTGACGCTGACACAGGAGCCTGGGGGGGCTGACAGCCAGGCCTGGCCTGCTGCCCCCGACATCACCCGCGAGACCCGCAGCAACTTGGCCAACAG ccccagagacGATATCCAGGAGAAGCTCAAGAGCTCGGCTTTTCGACACGCTTACCCGCTGCTGCAGCATGACAGTCAAGACGCTAGTGCTGAGCAGAG TGACCACGATGATGAGTTGGCTAGCTTGGCCTCCGCCGCTAGCAGCTTTGGCCAGGTGGTCATTCCTCGGCTGCCTGTGAAGGATTGGAAGACCAAGCCTTCCCCCCGTACTTCTCCCAAGCTTAAAAGGAAGGGCAAGAAAGAAGATGG GGACACATCTCAGGACCCCCAATTGACTGAAAACCAG GTAGCAGAGCCCCCTGAGGAGTGGCTGGCCTTAGTGCGCGGGCAACAACAGCAGGATATGATGGAGCTGCGACAGAACCAAGCAGAGCTGCTGCAGCGGCTGAGTGACCAACTGGACTCGATGCAGAGTTCCCTCATGGGCCATATGGAGAGGGTCCTTGATTCGAGACAGGAGCACGAAC AGCGGCGGCTGGAACGGGCTTTGGCTGAGGGGCAACAGCACAGCGGACAGCTGCAGGAGCACCTGTCGCAGCAgctgtcccaggctctttcctcggCTGTGGCCGGCCGGCTGGAACGTACAGTGCGGGAGGAGATGAAGAAGACCGTGCCGCAGT GTGTGTCCAGGAGCCTGGAGCCTGTGACAGGCCAGATGAGCAGCTCGGTGGTGGCCAAGCTGACGGCCGTGGAAGGCACACTGAAAGAGAGCATCACCAAACTGGTCAAGTCCAAG AATCTGACAGATGCCATTGCCCGAGCCACAGCTGATGCGCTGCAGGGGCCCATGCAAGCCACCTATCGCGAGGCCTTCCAGAGTGTGGTTCTGCCGGCCTTTGAGAAGATCTGTCAGGCCATGTTCCAGCAGATCAATGATAGCTTCAAGCTGGGTACCcaggagt ACCTGCAACAGTTGGAGGGGCACATGAAGAGTCGGAAGAGCCGGGAGCAGGAAGCCCGGGAGCCGGTCCTGGCACAGCTCCGGGCACTGATCGTCTCCGTGCAGGGTGCCACCGATCAAATGGCAGCCACCGTCACCAGCAGCGTGCGGGCCGAGGTGCAGCACCAGCTCCACATTGCCGTGGGCAG CATGCAGGAGTCGATCCTGGCCCAAGTGCAGCGCATCATCAAGGGAGAGGTGAGCCTGGCCATGAAGGAGCAGCAGGCGGTCGTCACGTCCAGTATCATGCAGGCCATGCGCTCGGCTGCTGGGACTCCTATCCCGGCTGGCCACCTGGATGGTCAGGCCCAGCAGGCCCACATCCTGCAGCTGCTCCAGCAAGGCCACCTCAACCAAGCCTTCCAGCAG GCCCTGACGGCTGCCGACTTGAACCTGGTGCTGTATGTGTGTGAGACGGTGGACCCCCATCAGGTGTTTGGCCAGCCACCTTGTCCCCTGTCGCAGCCCGTCCTGCTGTCCCTCATCCAGCAGCTCTCCTCCGATTTAGGCACCCGCACTGAGCTCAAGATAAG CTACCTGGAAGAGGCAGTAATGCACCTGGACAATGCTGACCCCATCACCCGTGACCACATGGGTTTGGTCCTGACGCAGGTGCGCCAAAAGCTGTGCCAGTTCCTGCAGGCTGAGCCCctcaactccttgaacaagtcggcCCGCCGCCTCACCATCATGTTGCAGGGCCTGGCTTCCCCCAATCTCAACTAA